Below is a window of Pochonia chlamydosporia 170 chromosome 7, whole genome shotgun sequence DNA.
GATATCAGCTCCCCTTTCCATAACATGACTCCTTCCATACCCCACGACATGAACGTCAACTATGACCAACTACTAACGGTACCAGGGTCCAGCTAACTGGATTGCCTTGGACCCGGCTGCCAATGCCCTCTGCTCCAACGGCAAACGTCAATCCCCAATTAACATGGTCCCCGGCTCAGTCAGCGTAGTCCCAGGCGCTGAGCTGGCTATGACCATCCCAGATATGCCTGAGGGTACTGAGTTTGAAAACCTTGGGACAACAGTGGAAGTAGTCGCCAAAGGAGGAAACATGTCCTTTGGAGGAGTCCAGTACTCCCTGCAACAGTTTCACTTCCACCTGCCCAGCGAGCATCTAGACAACGGAACCAGCATGGCTATGGAAGTCCACATGGTCTGGCAGGGGGCTGCCGGGCAGGTTGCCGTTACAGGCTTCTTCGTGGACCTCAATGACGGTGCGAATGGAGGCGGCGCTCCCGTCGCTGCCGCTGGCAAGAAACGCTCCTCACTGCAAGAGAGGCGGTTGGCAACAagacaggaacaggaacagcAACCCGCAGAGGGATctaacaacaccaaacttcCAGAGCTGGAAGGTGCCTTCTTTCACGTTAATGCTCCGCAGTCTGGGGCCATGAAGTCTTCTACCCTCCTGGAGACTGTACTTGGCTCAGTAGACGCTATTGCCAAACCAGGCACAGTGACTAAGACGCAACCTCTGGTCATGTCGGAGTTGGTCCAGGCGCTGTCATCGGGGTCATTCCAGACGTAAGTTAATTCCCGCTATGTAATTTGGTTGCTATGTAGTAGAACCTTGACTAAGTTTGATGAAACAGGTACGAGGGTTCCCTGACAACTCCACCATGTACTGAAGGCGTTCGTTGGCTTGTTTCCAACCAGAAGATGTCCATTCAGACATCGAcgttcctcaaggcaagATCAGTGATTGGATTCAATTCGCGTTTTCCCCAAAACGTGCCCGGTCAGAACAACATCCTGTCCATCAACTCAAGCTAGGTTTAAACGGGAGAAGCAACATGGTTTTGGAGACTTTGAGCGATTTTGAGACGGCATGTACAGGTCCACAGTTCTAGATATCAGTATCGAGCATACAGCACAGCAGATTTCATCTTCCGTGTGGTTCTGTGGTTCTAGTTTCAACTAGCAGTTTAGACATTACCATAGCTTGCATCCCCAAAATGAAAGAAAGCCAACAAACATTTCAGTCCACAATGTCGATGTTGTAAACGGTAGGCTTGTTACACTAATGTCTCAAATTTTGCCGTAATGCCGTTGTATTTCCTCTGTTTCGTGTTAATGATTGGCCCACTTACATTCCAAGCGGTTGTCCAGAGAGCCACACAGCACGAGCTTCCCATGTTTCGGGCATACCACCAAACTGATCTGCATGATTTGAGATGAGCAGGCTGGCTTTATCTGACGAACTTCCCCGCACTTTCTTCAGCTGGCTGCCATTCCATCATGAGACATGTAAAGTTACAGCGCGGCAGCAGTAGCAGGAATGCAAGACTTCAAGACGCTTGCAAGTTGTCACCATTTAGCCAGCGCGAGACAGATTGTGCAAAGACATTGGTACTCTGGAGCTTTCGAATCAGATTTGAGATGCTGACCTCAACTCTACATGTGAGTCGCAAATAAGGATATGTCTAACGCACTTGGGCAGCCACAACCCATGTAAAATGGTTGCGGGTGGAGGGTTGGGAGGATTGAATCATGGTCTAATGTGCATGAACCCCAGGATAGTTTAAATAGAGACCCCTCAGCTGGGTTATACAAGATCTAGAAACGCCGGTGCAGGACTCAAATATCGCCAAATCCCCAAACCAGAAGTAGTTACTTCTTCGCATGACGATCTGATGTCGGTCGATATACATGCTCCACTCAGATATCTCTCAGCACCCACCTCAAATTCTCCTTGTGACTACTCATtagcttcttggccaaaaGCTGCCACATCTCTGGGTTTGTCTAGCCCCTTCATCCTTCAAAGACAAAGGCCAGCCTTTGTCAGTTGATATGAAATCGTATACCTAGCTGATACGACTAAACCATAGATCCACTAGGTGCAAATGCAACGTTCATATTAGCCATTGCATATCGACCTGGGCATTCCGAGTGCTCTGCTCAGATGCTTGCCATAAACCCTGTAGTTTCCCTAGTAAGACAACCGCAGCAATAAAGCCAACGACAAGGGGAAGAGCCGCAACAATCGCCGCCGCCTTCCACCACGTAGCGACGTCGAAATGGGCTGTATTCCTGTAGAACTCAGCATTTTCAAAGTCCATGTAGCCCGAAAGACCGCCTCTACACAAGCAGTTCTTCATAATCCCACTGAACTGAAATGAGGTGTCAGTCCAT
It encodes the following:
- a CDS encoding carbonic anhydrase, alpha-class, catalytic domain-containing protein (similar to Metarhizium robertsii ARSEF 23 XP_007819203.1), giving the protein MFLSTFKTLVLATYISQASASCGYGTILQPRAENGTVKVNNFGYIGSTGPANWIALDPAANALCSNGKRQSPINMVPGSVSVVPGAELAMTIPDMPEGTEFENLGTTVEVVAKGGNMSFGGVQYSLQQFHFHLPSEHLDNGTSMAMEVHMVWQGAAGQVAVTGFFVDLNDGANGGGAPVAAAGKKRSSLQERRLATRQEQEQQPAEGSNNTKLPELEGAFFHVNAPQSGAMKSSTLLETVLGSVDAIAKPGTVTKTQPLVMSELVQALSSGSFQTYEGSLTTPPCTEGVRWLVSNQKMSIQTSTFLKARSVIGFNSRFPQNVPGQNNILSINSS